The Daucus carota subsp. sativus chromosome 2, DH1 v3.0, whole genome shotgun sequence genome includes a window with the following:
- the LOC108206750 gene encoding mitochondrial carnitine/acylcarnitine carrier-like protein isoform X2, whose product MRMGDVAKDLTAGTVGGASQLICGHPFDTIKVKLQSQPVPLPGQAPKFSGAIDAVKQTIAKEGTGGLFKGMGAPLATVAALNAILFTARGQMEALLRSEPGSPLTINQQIICGAGAGVAVAFPACPTELIKCRLQAQSAMAEVGSGVVKYSGPLDVARHVYQTAGARGLFRGLVPTMAREVPGNAAMFGVYEGLKQYLAGGLDTSKLGRGSLMLAGGLAGGSFWIFVYPTDVVKSAIQVDDFKNPKYSGSIDAFRKILAAEGVKGLYKGFTPAMARSVPANAACFLAYEMARSSLG is encoded by the exons ATGCGT ATGGGTGATGTAGCCAAGGACTTAACTGCTGGCACTGTGGGAGGGGCTTCCCAGTTGATATGTGGGCATCCATTTGATACCATTAAGGTGAAACTCCAAAGCCAGCCAGTTCCATTACCTGGCCAGGCTCCTAAGTTTTCTGGAGCAATAGATGCCGTCAAACAGACAATAGCAAAAGAAGGCACTGGTGGGCTGTTCAAGGGCATGGGTGCCCCACTTGCCACTGTTGCAGCCTTAAATGCCATACTCTTCACAGCTAGAGGCCAAATGGAAGCACTTCTGAGGTCTGAACCGGGTTCTCCACTTACGATTAACCAGCAAATCATTTGTGGAGCTGGTGCTGGAGTTGCTGTTGCCTTTCCAGCCTGCCCGACTGAGTTAATCAAATGCAG ATTGCAAGCTCAGAGTGCAATGGCAGAAGTTGGCTCTGGTGTTGTTAAGTATTCGGGGCCACTTGATGTTGCAAGGCATGTGTACCAAACCGCAGGTGCTAGGGGTCTCTTTCGCGGATTAGTTCCTACAATGGCACGTGAAGTTCCAGGAAATGCTGCCATGTTTGGAGTCTATGAAGGTCTTAAGCAATATCTTGCCGGTGGGCTAGACACATCGAAATTAGGAAGAGGATCATTGATGTTAGCTGGGGGCTTGGCTGGAGGTTCCTTCTGGATATTTGTGTACCCAACTGATGTGGTGAAAAGTGCAATCCAGGTTGATGACTTCAAGAACCCAAAATATTCTGGCTCGATCGATGCTTTTAGAAAGATCTTGGCAGCTGAAGGAGTCAAAGGTCTGTACAAGGGTTTTACACCTGCAATGGCCAGAAGTGTTCCTGCAAATGCAGCATGCTTCTTGGCATATGAGATGGCAAGGTCAAGTTTAGGGTGA
- the LOC108206866 gene encoding AT-hook motif nuclear-localized protein 23, with the protein MAGLDLGTSRFNNIHQQFHSPDFTLQTQQQQQDDRNNHPFSGDHDEDSGQQPGHDLVPGNNGSGNIVGRRPKGRPAGSKNKPKPPVIITRESANTLRAHILEVSNGCDIFESVATYARKRQRGICILSGSGTVTNVSIRQPAAAGSVLTLQGRFEILSLSGSFLPPPAPPGATSLTIFLAGGQGQVVGGSVVGELTAAGPVIVIASSFTNVAYERLPLEEEESGLQMQGGGGGGGGDGSVHNTSNNPFPDPSSGLPFLNLPINMPPNVQLPVDAWPGNSGGRPPF; encoded by the coding sequence ATGGCTGGTTTGGATTTAGGCACTTCTCGTTTTAATAATATTCATCAACAATTTCACAGTCCTGACTTCACTCTACAAACTCAGCAACAGCAACAGGATGATCGAAATAATCATCCGTTTTCCGGGGATCATGACGAGGATAGCGGTCAACAACCAGGTCATGATCTTGTTCCCGGAAACAACGGTTCTGGGAACATAGTAGGCCGTCGGCCCAAAGGCCGACCGGCCGGATCCAAGAACAAGCCCAAACCACCTGTGATTATCACAAGGGAAAGCGCCAACACTCTGCGAGCTCATATTCTTGAGGTGTCCAATGGATGTGACATTTTCGAGAGCGTGGCTACGTACGCGCGGAAGAGGCAGCGTGGGATATGTATTCTGAGTGGAAGCGGCACGGTGACTAACGTCAGCATAAGGCAGCCGGCTGCAGCTGGCTCCGTGTTGACACTGCAGGGAAGATTCGAGATTTTATCGCTGTCCGGATCATTTCTCCCCCCTCCTGCGCCGCCTGGCGCAACCAGCTTAACAATATTCTTGGCAGGAGGTCAAGGCCAAGTGGTGGGAGGGAGCGTGGTGGGGGAGTTGACCGCGGCTGGACCGGTGATTGTTATTGCTTCCTCGTTTACTAATGTTGCTTATGAAAGACTTCCCTTGGAAGAAGAGGAGAGTGGTCTTCAGATGCAAggcggaggtggaggtggaggtggagatgggagTGTGCACAACACGAGTAATAATCCCTTTCCGGATCCTTCTTCGGGCCTGCCGTTTTTGAATTTGCCGATCAATATGCCTCCCAATGTTCAGTTACCGGTGGATGCATGGCCGGGTAATTCAGGTGGAAGGCCTCCATTTTAA
- the LOC108210222 gene encoding uncharacterized protein LOC108210222 — protein sequence MYDVPKKSHSNQLMNTMEDHHQLHSHSFMPLLSRVDRLDSVMKDVEKKKHEDFSVWSNGRKLFARRNSRQGMPLTVATKEVGSKGSLMDRIRSLEDRLLQLSQEIDQASSKASSSSSLQSTSLWTTSSSSCAQSKSELPVSSYPAFHIQESKLQCHEYFQRDLRAPRQRMKNPETDRPKTLKLGKDNTKETACFDGLKKKKRSPCWPRMKLLGC from the exons ATGTATGATGTACCAAAGAAAAGTCACTCAAACCAGCTGATGAACACAATGGAAGATCATCACCAGCTGCACTCTCACTCTTTCATGCCTCTTCTTTCCAGGGTCGATCGCTTGGATTCTGTG ATGAAAGATGTAGAGAAGAAGAAGCACGAGGACTTTTCAGTCTGGAGCAATGGCAGAAAACTATTTGCCAGAAGAAATAGCAGACAAGGTATGCCATTGACAGTCGCGACCAAGGAAGTTGGATCCAAAGGTTCTTTGATGGATCGTATCCGTTCTCTTGAAGATCGACTTCTTCAG CTTTCCCAAGAGATTGATCAGGCTAGCAGCAAAGCATCAAGCAGTTCCAGCTTACAGAGTACATCTCTGTGGACCACATCCTCTAGCTCATGTGCTCAATCCAAGAGTGAATTACCAGTTAGTTCATACCCTGCGTTTCACATTCAGGAATCCAAACTCCAGTGCCACGAATATTTCCAG AGAGATCTTCGTGCTCCACGACAAAGGATGAAGAATCCAGAGACCGATAGGCCGAAGACACTGAAACTGGGGAAAGACAATACCAAAGAAACAGCATGCTTTGATGgactgaagaagaagaagagatcTCCCTGTTGGCCACGCATGAAATTACTAGGCTGCTAG
- the LOC108206750 gene encoding mitochondrial carnitine/acylcarnitine carrier-like protein isoform X1, translating to MGDVAKDLTAGTVGGASQLICGHPFDTIKVKLQSQPVPLPGQAPKFSGAIDAVKQTIAKEGTGGLFKGMGAPLATVAALNAILFTARGQMEALLRSEPGSPLTINQQIICGAGAGVAVAFPACPTELIKCRLQAQSAMAEVGSGVVKYSGPLDVARHVYQTAGARGLFRGLVPTMAREVPGNAAMFGVYEGLKQYLAGGLDTSKLGRGSLMLAGGLAGGSFWIFVYPTDVVKSAIQVDDFKNPKYSGSIDAFRKILAAEGVKGLYKGFTPAMARSVPANAACFLAYEMARSSLG from the exons ATGGGTGATGTAGCCAAGGACTTAACTGCTGGCACTGTGGGAGGGGCTTCCCAGTTGATATGTGGGCATCCATTTGATACCATTAAGGTGAAACTCCAAAGCCAGCCAGTTCCATTACCTGGCCAGGCTCCTAAGTTTTCTGGAGCAATAGATGCCGTCAAACAGACAATAGCAAAAGAAGGCACTGGTGGGCTGTTCAAGGGCATGGGTGCCCCACTTGCCACTGTTGCAGCCTTAAATGCCATACTCTTCACAGCTAGAGGCCAAATGGAAGCACTTCTGAGGTCTGAACCGGGTTCTCCACTTACGATTAACCAGCAAATCATTTGTGGAGCTGGTGCTGGAGTTGCTGTTGCCTTTCCAGCCTGCCCGACTGAGTTAATCAAATGCAG ATTGCAAGCTCAGAGTGCAATGGCAGAAGTTGGCTCTGGTGTTGTTAAGTATTCGGGGCCACTTGATGTTGCAAGGCATGTGTACCAAACCGCAGGTGCTAGGGGTCTCTTTCGCGGATTAGTTCCTACAATGGCACGTGAAGTTCCAGGAAATGCTGCCATGTTTGGAGTCTATGAAGGTCTTAAGCAATATCTTGCCGGTGGGCTAGACACATCGAAATTAGGAAGAGGATCATTGATGTTAGCTGGGGGCTTGGCTGGAGGTTCCTTCTGGATATTTGTGTACCCAACTGATGTGGTGAAAAGTGCAATCCAGGTTGATGACTTCAAGAACCCAAAATATTCTGGCTCGATCGATGCTTTTAGAAAGATCTTGGCAGCTGAAGGAGTCAAAGGTCTGTACAAGGGTTTTACACCTGCAATGGCCAGAAGTGTTCCTGCAAATGCAGCATGCTTCTTGGCATATGAGATGGCAAGGTCAAGTTTAGGGTGA
- the LOC108208243 gene encoding transcriptional regulator SUPERMAN, translated as MAAQLGLLSLSQLEKLKQAQERLHFKGASWMWNSKQQVMVDQESDDSWEVRAFEEDTNNAMGTTWPPRSYTCTFCRREFRSAQALGGHMNVHRRDRARLHQTPPLPTGCTTAVIMNPAHHQELVANGGVCLFYTLPNPNAVLSPSTVNHCVESSKLHSVNLPYASNNFVPPNCPPPLSINLSRAHSVNSSLGHSSNTEHSASTINDNCNEDYLITSKKDSGEFQKEIDLELRLGCGPSPS; from the coding sequence ATGGCTGCTCAACTCGGTCTTCTCTCCTTATCCCAACTCGAAAAATTGAAACAAGCTCAAGAGCGACTACACTTTAAAGGAGCCTCGTGGATGTGGAACTCTAAGCAACAAGTCATGGTGGATCAAGAGAGTGATGATTCGTGGGAAGTCCGTGCCTTCGAAGAAGATACTAACAATGCCATGGGAACCACTTGGCCGCCGCGGTCTTATACTTGTACTTTCTGTAGAAGGGAATTCCGGTCAGCTCAAGCCCTAGGTGGCCATATGAACGTGCACCGTCGTGACCGGGCTCGCCTGCACCAAACGCCTCCGCTGCCTACCGGTTGCACCACCGCTGTCATAATGAATCCAGCTCACCATCAGGAACTTGTAGCCAACGGTGGTGTGTGCCTTTTCTACACTTTACCAAACCCTAATGCTGTTTTATCACCTTCAACTGTAAATCACTGTGTGGAATCATCTAAACTTCACTCAGTTAATTTACCCTACGCATCCAATAATTTTGTGCCACCTAATTGCCCTCCTCCTCTGTCCATAAATCTCTCCCGGGCACATAGTGTCAATTCCTCCCTAGGCCACTCTAGTAACACCGAACATTCGGCTTCAACAATCAATGACAATTGCAATGAAGACTATCTGATTACCAGCAAGAAAGACTCCGGTgaatttcaaaaagaaattgaCCTAGAGCTCCGGCTCGGATGTGGGCCCTCGCCATCTTAA
- the LOC108210161 gene encoding uncharacterized protein LOC108210161: MDFPIISRSSNPVTTAFCSCRASISDFPASFRSPVRRRGRRSCKVGSLKMVAEMGGDGIDGGDRKTSGGGGYTSSAMEVTTFNQSFPDAEFPVWEKIGAVVRLSYGIGIYAAMGLAGKFLCSVTGTDCTGGFDLSLDAIVQGLGYASPPIMALLFIMDDEVVKLSPHARAIRDVEDEELRNFFYGMSPWQFVLIVAASSVGEELFYRAAVQGALADIFLRGTDLMTDARGMASLTGVLPPFVPFAQAFAAVTTAALTGSLYYVAASPKDPTYVVAPVLQSRSGRRDLKKLFAAWYERRQMKKIYSPLLESLLALYLGFEWIQTNNILAPIITHGIYSTVILGHGLWKIHDHKKRLRHRIQKVKLEGKQSKF; encoded by the exons ATGGATTTTCCTATTATTTCGCGGTCATCAAATCCAGTAACGACGGCGTTTTGTAGTTGTAGAGCTAGTATTAGTGATTTTCCAGCGAGTTTTAGGTCGCCGGTGAGGAGGAGAGGCCGGAGAAGTTGTAAAGTTGGGAGCTTAAAGATGGTGGCTGAGATGGGTGGTGATGGGATTGACGGTGGAGATAGAAAGACTAGTGGTGGAGGAGGGTACACAAGTTCTGCTATGGAGGTGACCACATTCAATCAGAGCTTCCCTGATGCTGAGTTTCCTGTTTGGGAGAAGATTGGAGCTGTTGTTCGACTCAGTTATGGAATCG GTATATACGCTGCGATGGGTTTAGCTGGAAAGTTCTTATGCTCCGTCACTGGAACTGACTGCACAGGAGGTTTTGATTTATCACTAGATGCCATAGTACAAGGACTTGGATATGCATCTCCTCCCATTATGGCCCTTCTCTTTATAATGGAT GATGAAGTTGTGAAGCTATCACCCCATGCTCGTGCCATCAGGGATGTTGAGGATGAGGAGCTTCGGAACTTCTTTTATGGCATGTCACCATGGCAG TTTGTACTCATTGTTGCTGCAAGCTCTGTTGGTGAGGAGCTTTTTTACCGGGCTGCTGTACAG GGAGCATTAGCTGACATCTTTTTAAGGGGCACAGATTTGATGACAGATGCTCGTGGAATGGCATCACTG ACTGGTGTGCTGCCTCCATTTGTCCCATTTGCTCAAGCATTTGCTGCTGTGACTACAGCTGCCCTTACTGGTTCTCTTTATTATGTGGCTGCCTCCCCTAAAG ATCCTACCTATGTAGTCGCACCAGTTTTGCAATCTCGTTCTGGGCGTCGAGATCTTAAGAAGCTTTTTGCAG cttGGTATGAGAGGAggcaaatgaaaaaaatatactcaCCATTGCTGGAATCACTCCTAGCCCTTTATCTCGGATTTGAATGGATACAG ACAAATAATATTCTTGCTCCCATTATCACACATGGCATATACTCTACTGTAATACTCGGTCACGGCCTATGGAAAATTCATGATCACAAAAAGAGACTACGACACAGAATTCAGAAGGTTAAACTCGAAGGAAAGCAAAGCAAATTCTGA